One Etheostoma spectabile isolate EspeVRDwgs_2016 unplaced genomic scaffold, UIUC_Espe_1.0 scaffold00570012, whole genome shotgun sequence genomic window carries:
- the LOC116685559 gene encoding voltage-dependent L-type calcium channel subunit alpha-1F: protein QPFGSYESRRSSSAASSASWANPCPRRGRLLYAPLILVEEEGSPPWGGGGGGGEGKKGGVGRGVNVTGAAPRAAWYGGPAGTSAPPPPYRAYTTLRVPSQLGAQLSDKRGSADSLVEAEVRHIQDKARTHVPHRLHQAVG, encoded by the exons CAGCCGTTCGGCAGCTACGAGTCTCGCCGCTCGTCCTCCGCCGCCTCCTCGGCGTCCTGGGCCAACCCGTGTCCTCGCCGCGGCCGCCTCCTCTACGCTCCGCTCATcctggtggaggaggagggcagCCCCccctgggggggaggggggggagggggcgagGGGAAGAAGGGAGGAGTAGGAAGAG GTGTCAATGTGACGGGTGCAGCACCCAGAGCGGCGTGGTACGGTGGCCCAGCAGGGACATCAG CTCCGCCCCCTCCGTACCGAGCGTACACCACCCTCAGAGTGCCCTCCCAGCTCGGCGCCCAGCTCAGCGACAAGCGAGGATCAGCCGACAGCCTGGTGGAGGCG gaagtcagaCACATTCAGGACAAAGCCAGGACACATGTCCCTCACCGCCTCCACCAGGCTGTCGGATGA